GTATTAAGGATTTGCCTTATTTGAGTGTAGGGCCATATCACACAAATACGGTTGCAGGTTTGGAACTGGCCATGGATATTTTGCGCAAACGTAAAAACCAAAACAAGCAGATTTTTATGATTACTGACGGTAAGCCGACTTGTATGAAAGTAGGTATCAAGTATTATAAAAACAGTTTTGGACTGGACCCGAAAATACTCAAGAAAACGATGAACCTGGGAGCTGCTTGTCGTCGACTGAATATCCCTATTACTACTTTCATGATTGCGTCAGATCCTTACTTGAAGCAGTTTGTGAAGGAATTTACAGCAGTAAATAATGGTAATGCTTATTACAGTGATTTACAGGGGCTTGGGCATTTGGTTTTTGAAGATTTTAAGAAAAATAGAAGAAAGAATTTATAAATGGCGAAAGGATATATAGACTTAACTGTCAATGAAAAATTGGCAATTACTACATTAGGTCAACTTAAAGCAGCAGGTTACGAGCCGCAGTCCATTAAAGACGAATTGAGAGCAAATTTAATCTCTGCGATACAATCAGGTAAGAATGTATTTGAAGGCATTTGGGGCTACGAAGACACGGTGGTTCCAGATATTGAACGCGCCATCTTATCACGACACAATATCAATTTGCTGGGGCTTCGTGGTCAGGCCAAAACACGGATTGCAAGGATGATGGTGGGACTATTAGATGAATGGGTGCCTTTTGTCAAAGGCAGTGATTTGAACGATGACCCACTTCAGCCGTTGGCGAGATATGCCATCGACTTGATTGCGGAGAAAGGAGATGACACACCAGTCAGCTGGTTGAATCGTGAGGATCGATTCACTGAAAAATTGGCTACTCCAGACGTGTCAATTGCCGATTTGATCGGTGATGTGGATCCGATCAAAGCGGCTACTTTGAAATTGCCCTATTCAGATGAACGTGTGATTCATTATGGACTAGTACCTCGTTCTCATCGCGGCATTTTTGTGATTAATGAATTGCCTGATTTACAACCAAGAATCCAAGTGGCCTTGTTCAATATTCTGCAAGAAGGTGATATCCAGATTCGAGGTTTCAAATTGAGGCTGCCGTTGGATATTCAATTCGTGTTTACAGCCAATCCCGAGGACTACACCAATAGGGGAAGTATTGTTACCCCATTAAAGGATCGTTTGGGAAGTCAGATCATTACTCATTATCCAAAGACGGTGGAGACAGGCTTGAAAATTACGCAGCAAGAGGCCGCTGTGGCTAAAAATACTTCTGGTGATATTGTAATAAATGAATTGGCCAAGCTACTCATAGAGCAAAT
The sequence above is drawn from the Reichenbachiella sp. genome and encodes:
- a CDS encoding sigma 54-interacting transcriptional regulator; this encodes MAKGYIDLTVNEKLAITTLGQLKAAGYEPQSIKDELRANLISAIQSGKNVFEGIWGYEDTVVPDIERAILSRHNINLLGLRGQAKTRIARMMVGLLDEWVPFVKGSDLNDDPLQPLARYAIDLIAEKGDDTPVSWLNREDRFTEKLATPDVSIADLIGDVDPIKAATLKLPYSDERVIHYGLVPRSHRGIFVINELPDLQPRIQVALFNILQEGDIQIRGFKLRLPLDIQFVFTANPEDYTNRGSIVTPLKDRLGSQIITHYPKTVETGLKITQQEAAVAKNTSGDIVINELAKLLIEQIAIEARSSEYVDVKSGVSARLTISSYENLVSAVERRLLKNKEKEGHVRIADFIGIIPSITGKIELVYEGEQEGAGIVAQNLIGKAIRTLFVDYFTDPDQVRKNREMKDPYKPIADWFGNSNMIDLLHDYSQKEYRKELNKIPGLADLVKNQIKDNKDENFKYFLMEFVLFGLVEYSYLSKHPLENGMRIDDLLGSMISGFTDPGEDIDDQP